ctcctcaggacttgccattccactaaacttaggtggcttcagcttcagaaattgttccaccaaTCCTTGAGGGCGACGTTCCACTCCGGGTTGTTGCTGTGCTTGTCTTTCCATCATATTTCCTATATTGGCaaatgcctgcaggatgtcttccattcggggttcagcccttgcagcagaggcttcagccctcgatggatgagaaCTTTCAGCTCgtaccatgactttcctgcagtttccaagcatttgcctcaggaataatctatGACTCAATGTCTCCATTTAAAAGCAACTAcaactatatatataagtaacataaacatgttacCGGCACCTAAAGACAACTCATAAAAATTACTAGGGATCTACAAGTGAATGTCCATCACCCGCTGTTGAGGCTAGTCAACCATCCTAGTtagtatcctatggtgtgcattgtcatcatattCCTCAACTTCTagatgaggctccttatcactccacatATAACCATTGCTTTGATACAAAAACCGTTGTGGCACCCCCGTAACGGCcctcgatccgttagggtcaccacaaTTAGCTTACCTTTCGCTTGCCCTAATAATATGTCTCTCTGATACCATAGAATTGTAATGGGTCCATAAGTACTAGgggtttatatcatttagaTCGGTCCCAGTGCAGTTCATATAGCGGAAGCATATTCAACCTCCCTATCCCATACTCCAACAAAAtaatgcaatacacaccaacCACACATCTTataaaacacttttatttacataacttcgTGAACATCATGAGTaggtacatcaaaaggccaaggctttactAAGCTCGGCTATAACCAAAAGTACCCGACTCCACAACAGGCATATACATTGGTCCATCATTCAGTGTTGGCTATCCAAAAAGAAGCTTCATCCTTCCCCCATCGCACTCagtcacacccaacccggtccGTCAGCCGGAGGCGGCGGCATCCCCAAAGATAACCATGTCGCGTCGAACATGCACGGACAAGAACTCTTGAGTGACAGGGCCGGCGGGTGATCCAACGTCGTACAAAACCAAAACCTGCGCACGAACGAATACTAGCCCCCGAATCTCGGAATGATGATGCTCCATACACTCAACCTCGACGTCGGTCGGTACACCATAGAAAGTACCGGGGGTGACTAGCAACAGAGACATAActcctagtctgaaatgttagtccccaaaaggggtgagtacaaccactcagcagtaaaagatcAACCAAACTACAAAATGCAACAAGCAAGGCAACCAAGATTTCATGCACATAATATCTATGCAACCATACATATAAATCCATAAGTTTCATCCCATACCTTAATAACCACTTTTTCAATGCCAAATAATACCAACTCAAATTCATAGACAATTCATGCACCTTGCCTtatgcacacacatgcacatgattcatttctcattttgattttcaaatggatCTCATTTTCccaaggaccaatgtttgcatccctcctGACTCTCGCatccaatcctggcatcgcgagatctccggcacacacctccgggcattcggcacacacctccaggcatcttgTACCCCAACTGGCGTCACAaggcctccggcacacacctccaggcatccggcacacacctccgggcatctcgcaactcccgaggacatccggcacacacctccgggcatctggcacacacctacgggcatcctgaaactcccgaggcatcaTCGACTTAGCcgtccgacggtatcatcaacatcacaatgtatacatatatgtctcactctcaaaatagcatttgatgcaataatgtcaAAGGTTTCAATCAATCTTTGATGCCATAGGATATGCTAAATGTCACCATATATGCTGTATAAATAACAACCTAAGATACCACATCTCATGGAGTAActcatttgtttttgaaaataaaacaatttttggataaaacaaaatgcactcatttaattgaaattctagaaaaattagtaaacgatcttaataaattctgaaaatttaacatgttataaacgatatctagagaaaaaggttttatgaagaacaccatgtcgAGAAGACTTCGTATGAATCGCtatggtccatgcatcacaacCATAAAACTTCAAACATCACTATTGCACAGTTTTAATAACAAATTCGGTATAACCCCGaaataaactcagaaaattctgatattttgatatgttatagataaaacctagaggtaaaagtttcatgaagaacttgAAGTCATATTCATGATATATCAAGAGCTATAATCACTATAATTCTCCCTAACCCTCagtaacagtttccagatctaacacttccaaagaaaaatcgtttcaccgaCCAATGCTGGTCCGTTTCTTcccaaattttaatatgttactCCTCAAAAtgtcatctacaactttcatcaaggacacGAAGTCAGATTTCggctagataattacagaaaattcacgTAGTCGCCAAAGGTCAAgctgtttttccatgaaacagttTGCTAGTGCTAAAGAACTACTTATGTTCTTTCGAATTCCAACATCCAGCATCAAGTTCAAGCATTTCtaaaatctattacacttcacACACAACCATAGCAAGCATaatgtagatcaatggacttcaATTGCCTTAATTCCAATGCAACCACAACAAGCAAAACAGCAACTTGAGGACTTCAGGCGCGGCTCAATCGTCGGCGAAGGTAGGTGGCGTCAAAGGTGGCAGCAGGTGCACGCACGGCGGGGCtggtctccttcttcccctcGTCAATGCACCCTCAcgaactctctctttctctcgaactctctctctttctctcagtCACTCTCTCTCGAGATCACTCCCTCGTTCAATCCgccctttccttttcctttttaatttcttaattagcTAGTAATCATGAGGTTTTGCATGGGAAGGACAAGTGGAAGATGGTTATGGACAAGTGTAAAATGGCATGCATCTTCCTCCCCCTTGTCCGGTTCTCTTCTTCTCCCCCCCTTCTTTCGGTCGACGGCTTTAGGGCCTCCATGGGCTGCTTGAGCCCAAAAGTTCTGGGGCCAAAAGAAAGTCCAAATAAAAGGCTCATAAACTTTATAATATAAACCCATAATCTTTGCACCATTATGAAGCATTTTactattattataaatttacaTTCTCATAATCTCATAAATGATATCAATGTCACAATCCGACGATACTCCCATCGATTGATCATGACCGTCACTTATTCGAGGATCGTCTAAATTTTCGGATGCCACACTAAGGGTGATATTGACAGTTGGAAAATGAAGAGTAGATTTGagaaactcaagtaaaagttAGTGATCtcatgagacaaaaaaattatagtgaAATTGAATCGATACttaaagctaattttttttatgaaacaaaataattttaggACAAAATTCACATTGGATCTAAAGTTAagagtttttttattataaaaaaatgtttaggatatAATTAAGACTGGACTTAAagttttttatgatacaaaagAATTTTAGGATAGAATTGAGACATAGCATAAAGTTagagattttttatgagacaaaaattaGAATTTGGACGAGAATTACAATTAGAGGTTTTTTTGGTCATTATTTTATGcccatacaaggctttttttctttgtaatgATAAACGAATCAAATTAAAGGTCCTTCTCAAACTCAAGAGAAAATATATAATGATAAATATATTCCTAAACTCACCAGCGGAGGAGGATTGGTcatcttccttcctcctcctccgtctctgtagagagagagagagagagagagagagcgggaaTGTCCCCTTCTTCGATTACGTGCTCCAGATTCGCCATAATCGCCGCAGCTGCAGTTCTCCTCCAGTCCCTCCGCCTCTCCCTCTTCATCTTCGGCTTCTTCCCCACCAAGCCTGCTCTCTGGCGTCAGGTGCGTTCCTATACACCGAAAATTCGGCAGTAATTGCTACGCGCTCGGTTTGAGGTTGAAGATGATCCGGATGCGTCGACCCATTTTgcaatttctgaactttttttctgttttgccTTCTgggtctcgccgtcgccgtcgccgtcgtcagtGGACCGGAGAGCTTCCGTGCGCCGTGGCCCAACGGCGTTGGAAATGATTCGGCGGCGGCTTTGCCTCCTGAAGAGCTCAAGCGGTTGTATCAGGTTCGGTATTTGCTTACCCCTGTTTTGAGATGGTGAATTGCGAGTCCTCTGCTTAGGGGCGGCtggattttcttgattttgatgatgcatttgctaTTTTAGGAATTATCTGAGATCAGCCCTCCGTTCGATCGGCTAATTCTAATGGTATGTAATCTTGCTCATGCTTGAGATATGTGCCGATTGAAGATGCTCTTGGCACCAGCTCTTTATTTTGCATTCTGAATGTAGCTCGATAGTAAGTACTAGCTGCCCACTGCACCCATGTCAGTTTAGGTTGTTGATGGTCTTCCAGCAGAATTCGTGCTTGGAAGGGACAACAAGCCTCCAAGAGAGGCTTTTGTTGAAGCCATGCCTTATACTCAGTCGCTACTAGCGAATGGATCTGCAGTTGGGTACCATGCAAAGGCTGCACCCCCTACTGTTACAATGCCGTGCTTAAAGGTTGTTACTTTGGCTACATCTATGTTTTAGGTTGATGTTTCCTCTTCTTATTAACGGTCTAAGTTTCTGTGGTTCCAGGCTATGGTTTCTGGGGCAATTGGAGGATTTCTGGACGTGGCACTCAACTTTAATACACAAGCTTTGCAAGATGATAATGTTATTGGTAGGTCAAGTTGGATTGTCATACTTATTATATAAAATGATCTTGTGGATCTGTACACATTGTGAAATTTGGTGGATCATTTCAACTGTTGTGATCAGTTAAACTATTAAATGATGACATGGTTAATATATAAATGTTGTAGTAGTCCCACCCATGCATAGGTTGGGCTTTGCCGTTAGatctaagaatagaaatatataaTTGGGAATTTATTACCCTCTACCTTGATACCTTGTAAAATTTTGTGGGAGCACTACTGACTATtgtaaaagtttaagctattagataaCGGTAAGTTTTACTATTTAGAATTTATAACACACATCACTTGTATACTTCCTGTATGGTAGGTCAATTCTTTCGGACTGGTAGGAAGATGGTCATGCACGGTGATGACACATGGCTTAAGTTATTTCCAGGATCATTTATTAGGCAAGATGGAGTGAGCAGTTTTTTTGTGAGTGGTTTTCACTGACAAGTGTTCTTCATATGGTTTTGGGTATATGTTCTTTGGTTTAATTTGAATAGTGTCTTCTGGTATTCAATTAGAGTGTCATTTGATTACAGGTTAAAGATACTGTTCAAGTAGACCAAAACGTTTCACGACATTTAGACGAAGAGCTTCACAGAGATGACTGGGATCTTATGGTCAgttgtttttggattttttaccCCTTAACTTTTACCTATGTTCACCTTCAGTCATCATTTGAAGTCACATCTCTACTCTTGTTCACACACACTTGATGTAAACCTGCCTATTTGATTACCCTTCTATGCCGAAGAACAGTGGTTGACACAATAGGTGATAATTATCTCATAgtcaaaataaagtaaatggaTCAGTTGGACCAGTAGATGGCTAGCCCTTTAATCCATACTTACTATTGTTTCCCAGGAGATCCATGCAGCGGAAAATCCTGAATTTTCGTGCCCCCTTCCCTGGGTTAGGAGATGCCATCTTAATGTACAGAAAAGTTCAATATGACTTAGTGATCTAAGTAATGCTAACCTagcaaaattatttaaaaaatctggAGTCAAGAGAAGGGCTCCATTTTCATCTGCTTTCATGTTTATTATGGATGACATAATAATCTTAAGAGATTGACCATAGGGACCCAACCATATTGGTTTGTTTATAACTTTATCAGGTTAATGATCCATTGAGTCTTGACTTATGAGTTTGATTCTGTTGTTCTGAGAAGTCTCTCTGTTTATGGCTTTATCCACTGGCAGCTATATTATTCCATCTCTAGCTGATGGGGGGTTGACTTTCCTGTTTTAGGAATCTCTCTATCTTCAAGAGATAAATCGCTCAGTCCATTTCCCTTCACGATGCTGCTAAATGCTGATTGCTACTGCTACTTACTGACTTTATCTTTCAGATTCTGCATTATTTAGGTCTGGATCATGTTGGTCATCTTGGTGGAAGGAACAGGTACAATCTGCTCCATTGCAATACTTAATGTTTTTGCATATCTGCTTATTCTGAATACACCTTACTGCTTAAAAATGATTGCGTCAGTTTCTTAATGGGCCCAAAACTCAAGGAGATGGATGAAGTAATTGAGATGATTCATCGAAGCAGCCTTAGGGATAAAAAGAATCATCAGACAGGGACTCTTTTGGTTAGGCTAAATTTTTCCATTCTCCTTTGTTgtgtattattttcttaaattacgAAATTCTAGTTGATATAGTTGTACAGGATGTTTGCTTTTGCCCGCTGGACATGCATTATAATAGTGGCAAAATGAAGCAACTCATAAATGTTTGAGTAAGAGATTACCTTTTCATTTGATGATCTAGGCACATGATTATATCTGAGGATTGACAGACTGATACATGTCTACTAAAAACCAAAGAGTCCactaattttataatttagtgAAAGATAATCTTTGTATAGGTATATGTTGATATACATAAGGAGGCAAAACTGGGTAATCCATGAGCACATACATGGCACTTGATCCCTTTGCCCATTGTTGTGTTGGTGCTTACTAAGATTGGATTAACTCATAAAGAATTACTGCTGAATGCACTGACAATTGCTTTGCAATTTTTGAGATTTTGCTACACGATAGTAGGAGTAGGGACAGAGAGAGTAAACTGGAAGCctatgaaatatattttttgaattattaaaattctACAACACTTTGACCAGTAAGTTTCTTCCAAGTTGTTAGTGATGAAGAGTCAATATTTCTAATATTTAGGAGACATAGATTTGAATCTATGAAACTATTTTCTAGATGTGTTGTCAGATATAATTACGTAGTGTAGTGCCACCTTCtccttttaatttgacaaatgtaTATGTTTTATTAGATGCTTATTTAGCTTCCTTTCTGGCGCTATACGTGAAGAAATTATCTTCTCTCACACATTATGTCACTGAATGCATTGAAGGTGATAGTTAGTGACCATGGGATGACTGAGAGTGGTAACCATGGTGGTTCttcatttgaagaaattgattcgTTGGCTGTTTTTGTTGGTCTGGGTGATCACACACTTGACCATGCATCAGCTACAGGCAATTCAGCAAACCAGGTACTCTATCAATTTCcacaatttattttgtcatggGGAGTAGAACTGGCTTGCTTGAGGGACAAACAATCGCAATGAAGCCAGAAGTGGATAGGAATTTCTTGCAAACGGTAATCACAAAAAAGCAGATTTCCTCATGCATCACAAAGAGGCTTCTTAAGCATCAAACTGAAGAAGATATGTGCATCAAatacttcaaaagaaaaatctagctaaaatttcattaaacttCGTCAACGCGCACACGCATATTGTATATGTGCTGTATAGTCATAGTCGAAAGGGAAGTGAAGATCCTTGGAATCTTACTCTTAAGTAGGAATTGGAAACTCATTAAGAATCCTATTTGATGTCTAATCTCTCATTACAATAAGCAAACCTGACAGGAACTTTCAACCTCAAACTTTCGCCTGAATGTTCCACAACATACCCATGCTAGCTGGAAGAATAAATAATGATTGTGTATTACCAAACAAAGGACAAGATTGTAATTTAAGATGCAAAtggaattatcatatttattcaATAAATCTATCTTATTGAGATTCTATATATAAATAACTTTCCTTATCCGTCAATAGTTTGAATCTATTTCATAAAATAACTCAGATCATATTGTTCCTTTCCTCTATTAAAACATATTCCATATTTTGCACACACATATGAATGCCATTATTGCTGTTGCTATTATATAAGACTAACAGTCAATATTAGGAAATAGATATATGTAAGCTGGACGTGAAGAATGGAATTTCGTGACATTGTTTCGTGATTAAATACATCCTTGAGGTGGTTAATTTCCCCATTATGTAATTCTTACAGGTATGTGGAGTActttaaaattaacttataaCAAAGTAAATGCAAGaagcaaattttgaaatttctcgcTAAATTTCTCGctaaatttcttcatgaaaagcTACATGGTGCAAACAAGAAAGGCATAATCTTCTGAATGATGACTTGTCAAACACGCAGTTGATTACTTTTATAAATTTCTAGTACAAGAAAAAATACTGGAccctgaaataaaaatttgcgaATTCAGAAAATCAAGTAAGAGCCGAAGGTTTTAGTTACAATGCCGtgttttttacaattttaataattatgacCAACTAATAGTCCAATAACCTTCCATTCTTCACTTATTCTCTGTGATGCAGATTGACATTGCAGCCACTGTAGCTCTCCTCTTCAATGTACCGATACCAAAAAACAATATTGGAGTTGTCATCCCACATGCTCTTAACTTTATGacaggtcctctctctctctctctctctctctctctctctctgtggacaTGCATGGTTCACCAAGTCaacaattttcaaatattatgaattttaattatcaCAGTAGTTGCTGATCAACTGTTGGACAATGATGTCAAGCATTCTCCTCATATCGGCTGTGTCCAATGGGAGTTTCCTTGGTGCAAATAGATCGAGTCTTTCAAATCCAATAAGGATTTTTTCAGCTCACCCATCAAATAATAGATTTGATGGTGTTCATCATGGTTGTCTCTCTTGGATTCATTTATTGTAGTTTGAGATCTATAATAAGGAAGTTTCGTTGACCTGAGTTTTGCTTCCAGTAATCTCCAATGGTTGTAGCGTTTTTCTTGGCAGTTAGTGGGGTTAATGGGAAAGCCACATCAGTTTTGTTCTGTGCTCTTTGTTGTCTCTTGAGCATGCTGTTTTCATCAATTATGAGAAGAATAAGGTATAATTATCACGTTTGTTTCTGTTGACATAATTTGTGCAAGTGGAAATCAAAAAAGAATAGTATTTTGGTTGCAATTACTTATTTGGTGCATGTGCATAtggatttttgagaaattaccATGACACATCTATATAAGATGAAGATTCTCTTTGGTTCTgttccttcttttgttgttgtatAATTACGATATATCCGTAAATATAATGAGTATTATGCAtagttctttcttcttcttcttcttcttcttcttcttttcttttttttgaaaatttttaacatgAAGTTCTTATACATAACAATTTCTATCTGTTACATTAGTTTAGTTGTTTgatctaattttaaattgtgaaaaaaaCCAACATAATGTTGGTTGGAAATAGCAAACTCAATCATTATAACCTTCCATTAGTTCTTTGAAAAGCTCCTGAAGGTAGGAGACCAAGTTTGCATCTTTTAAGTGGTCAGCAATTTCAGGAATAATTTAACAGTGATTGTGAATAATTTGTGATAGTGTGGTAGCTGGTTGGGGCTATTTGTGTTTTAGCAAGGAAAAGGttaaattacttaatttttgcaatttttttttgacatgcTCTTTTATGtccatattaaatatatttgttaGCTAGTTAGAGGAAACGTAGGGCCGAATCAAGAAATGCTGGATTTTGAAGTATTTTAGATTGGTTGCTAGGTGGTTGGTTATTCCTTTATTTGACTGAAGAAGATTTCAGTTATCATTGTGTAGGTTCTGCATTGACATGCGAACGTTGGTTTCCTAGATCTTCCTCTTATTCTACTTCTATCTGGGTCCTTTTTTACCTTCAATTTATAAGAAATAATGACCACTTTATATTCTCTTAATATGTGCAGATGCTGAAAAGATGAGAGCTTTAGAGTTAAACTCTTGGCAGTTGTTAAGATTGTTACAGGCCCAGTTATCTGGTCTACCCTGTGAACATGTTTTAGTAGAGGACAGTACTGGAGATACAAAATCAGTGGTCACTGAGTGCGGTGGAAACATAGAGCAGGTCTTCTGTTGCTTATATCGGAATGCTGCCGTCCTCCACAGGTCCTGGAAGTTCAAGAGAATCTCCATGTAATAATTCTTTAAAGCATCACAGATTCAAATACCTAATGAATGTTACATGAGCAAAATTATGATTCTTCGTTCTCTTGGCACTCACTTTTAAAGGTCAAACATTGAAGACTACAAGAGCGCTGCCGCAGCATATTATGTGTTCTTGAGGACTGCAAGCCAGTGGTTAGCATGCAGAATGACTGATGTATGTATCTTTTTGATCCACTGAAAATAGACTGCTTCTTTGTTGGGACATTGATTCAATTTTACTGGTGAACATGATGCATATAATACCGTAGAAGAGCGCACAAACCCggatgtgatttaatattttcctttttataactTTATTTTTTCCATGCAGTAACAAGTAAGCATTTTGCAGAAACCTGTTGGCCTGCTTGTTGTTGGAATTTCAGCAATGATTCTCTCATGTTTGATCTTTCTGGGGCTTGTATTTCATTTGAATGAGGCCTTGTACGTTAGAGAAGACCATCAGATTCCCAGCTTGAaaaaatatgcctttttatGGCATTTGGATGAGATCTTCCTCGTGGGTGCTACATTGATTCATGTCATAAGCATGGGATCCAGTTCTATGGTAGAGGAGGAGCAATATATTTGGCATTTTGTGTCGTCAACATTTTATCTGTTACTAATTCGGAAGACTGCACAGACCATTCCGGCAGATAGAACTCAAAGTTCAGTGTGCTTGTCCATGTCTCTGAATGGAAAGATCAACTATCCAATTATATCCCTCTTTTCTGTACTTGTATCGGGAAGAATTTTGAGAGCCTGGCACCAGGGTGGTATAAACTGGGTAAATCTTCCTGATATTTCTAAATGGCTAAAACTGGCGGGACATGAATATGTGAAACGACTTTGGCTGCTGGTGTGCCTGTCAGTGATCATCTTAAGTATATATGTTCTAACATTCTTATGGACAAGAAGGAAAATGGTTTTAGTGGTCGGATTCAGCTTTTTTATCCCAGGATTGATGGTTTTGAAATATATAATTAGTCACGAGGATGATACATCAGGGTCATTTACATACAGCTACGGTTCCACTGTATCAGCACAGAAGATATATAGAGTTCTTGGTGCTCTTACGGTTGTGGCTGCCGTAGCTGTACCATGGCTAATACATATTTGGACTTCCAAGGCATGCTCTAATGGTGATATCTGCTTGTCTACTTCTGGTTCCCATGACATTCTAAAGTTGCCTCTGCTGATGGAGATGAGAGACTCATTTTATGTCATAGGGTGGGCATACATATTTTGTTGGTGTCTCCTTCAACTGTTGCTCCAACAGCCAACAAATTCGTTGCCTGTGCTTTTGCTGCTTGTGCAGATCTATGCCAGCATGCTTCATTCTTTCAGTGCTGTGCCTGCTCATAAGCATTGATTGAGGTCAGTTACAATGGCATCTTCTGTGGTTCTGTCCACATCTCAATGCAAGCTAGATTCCCTGTTCTCTAGAGTAACTGTTGCATCTGGTTAAGAATATTTTACCATCATTAGTTGTTTAAGAAAAGGATAAAATCCTTAAGTGACAAGTCATCATTCTTGTGCTATCAAGTTCCTCTTGGGACATAATGGCTTGGGGATGTGATTCGAATCTATTTAAATTTCTAGAAGCAGGCATAGCGACACAAAAGCACTCTAATAAAGAGAACGGTTTATTGTATaagttaatttctttttggaatCCCCTTagtactctctctttctccagaAGCAGGCGTTCTTATTTAGTAATAAggaattcttgttctttctgTGTTAATAGATCATGGCCTTTTCTTTGTCTGATCCTGCTTTGCTGGACCACTCTGGTTCCATGCCAGATTTAGCATGCGCCTGAAGGCATTTATGTGCTGGGTGGATCATAAACAGAAAATACAACTTTTCTGCGATTTCATGCTCTGcttgaataaatgaaaagatattgCCAGATCAGCTGTTCATCCAGTCTC
Above is a window of Eucalyptus grandis isolate ANBG69807.140 chromosome 9, ASM1654582v1, whole genome shotgun sequence DNA encoding:
- the LOC104420291 gene encoding GPI ethanolamine phosphate transferase 2-like, translating into MSPSSITCSRFAIIAAAAVLLQSLRLSLFIFGFFPTKPALSVVSGPESFRAPWPNGVGNDSAAALPPEELKRLYQELSEISPPFDRLILMVVDGLPAEFVLGRDNKPPREAFVEAMPYTQSLLANGSAVGYHAKAAPPTVTMPCLKAMVSGAIGGFLDVALNFNTQALQDDNVIGQFFRTGRKMVMHGDDTWLKLFPGSFIRQDGVSSFFVKDTVQVDQNVSRHLDEELHRDDWDLMILHYLGLDHVGHLGGRNSFLMGPKLKEMDEVIEMIHRSSLRDKKNHQTGTLLVIVSDHGMTESGNHGGSSFEEIDSLAVFVGLGDHTLDHASATGNSANQIDIAATVALLFNVPIPKNNIGVVIPHALNFMTDAEKMRALELNSWQLLRLLQAQLSGLPCEHVLVEDSTGDTKSVVTECGGNIEQVFCCLYRNAAVLHRSWKFKRISMSNIEDYKSAAAAYYVFLRTASQWLACRMTDKPVGLLVVGISAMILSCLIFLGLVFHLNEALYVREDHQIPSLKKYAFLWHLDEIFLVGATLIHVISMGSSSMVEEEQYIWHFVSSTFYLLLIRKTAQTIPADRTQSSVCLSMSLNGKINYPIISLFSVLVSGRILRAWHQGGINWVNLPDISKWLKLAGHEYVKRLWLLVCLSVIILSIYVLTFLWTRRKMVLVVGFSFFIPGLMVLKYIISHEDDTSGSFTYSYGSTVSAQKIYRVLGALTVVAAVAVPWLIHIWTSKACSNGDICLSTSGSHDILKLPLLMEMRDSFYVIGWAYIFCWCLLQLLLQQPTNSLPVLLLLVQIYASMLHSFSAVPAHNKCHVQGVREACDCPYSFHMAVGQLLVDFLSSRTIYPEKQRRVLGQVTALYQLGMAGHFALGNSNSLATIDVAGAFIGASDFSMLSSGVLMFIITYASPLLFLLSMPMWISVKDFSCLVTSQNANFGDLLKMMLGFPCVIPLCLNSVMLTAYTIILLLMRNHLFIWSVFSPKYLYVAAATVCVYLGVFIIAATGTYIYLVTIYRKR